The following proteins are encoded in a genomic region of Bacillus sp. FJAT-22090:
- a CDS encoding amino acid ABC transporter permease, which produces MEKYFDVSYIWSSLPALLPFLKVTFLVAGLSILFGTFFGFILAAMKLGKNKVGKKLANLYTTILRCTPSIVLLFLVYYGVPALAENFGIYLQDLHTGVFVVITFTLQFAAIMSEVIRSAYESIEKGQYEAAVSVGLSPFQAYRRIIFPQALVVALPNFGNGMIALLQEGSLAYTIGLIDIVGKANLIIAANYNSHALEIFIALALIYWILSILIEKLFAQLEKMFSKGKQTIKTT; this is translated from the coding sequence ATGGAAAAATATTTTGATGTTTCTTATATATGGAGTTCCCTTCCAGCATTGCTTCCGTTTTTGAAAGTTACTTTTCTAGTAGCTGGATTATCTATTCTTTTTGGAACCTTCTTTGGTTTTATCCTTGCAGCGATGAAACTAGGGAAAAATAAAGTAGGGAAAAAACTAGCTAATTTATATACAACTATTTTAAGGTGTACACCTTCTATTGTTCTTTTATTTTTAGTGTATTATGGTGTACCTGCATTAGCTGAAAACTTTGGGATTTATTTGCAGGACCTTCATACAGGAGTATTTGTAGTTATTACATTTACTTTGCAGTTTGCCGCTATTATGTCGGAAGTTATTCGTTCTGCATATGAATCTATTGAAAAAGGTCAATATGAAGCTGCTGTTAGTGTTGGTTTAAGTCCCTTTCAAGCATATCGCCGTATTATTTTCCCTCAAGCTCTTGTTGTAGCATTACCTAACTTTGGGAACGGGATGATCGCGCTCCTTCAAGAAGGTTCATTAGCTTATACAATTGGATTAATAGATATAGTCGGCAAAGCAAATTTAATTATTGCCGCCAACTATAATTCTCATGCTTTAGAAATATTTATTGCACTAGCTTTAATCTACTGGATATTATCTATCCTAATAGAGAAACTTTTTGCACAACTAGAAAAAATGTTTAGTAAGGGCAAGCAAACAATTAAAACGACGTAA
- a CDS encoding amino acid ABC transporter ATP-binding protein, which produces MLEIKDIHKSFGNNEILKGVDLKIDKGDVVVILGPSGSGKTTLLRCINFLEKADSGKAAFGDLHVDLHSASKKDIQIIRQKTAFVFQNYNLFNNKTALENVTEGLIIGRKVPKVEAVEIGKKALDKVGLSDKYDSYPSQLSGGQQQRVGIARAVALNPDIILFDEPTSALDPELVGEVLTVMKNIANEGTTMLVVTHEMSFAKDVAKRVIFMDGGVVVEEGTPHEIFVSPKEERTKKFLKRVLPEDYTFYI; this is translated from the coding sequence ATGTTAGAAATTAAAGATATTCACAAGTCTTTTGGTAATAACGAGATATTAAAAGGTGTCGATTTGAAGATCGATAAAGGGGACGTAGTTGTCATTTTAGGACCGAGTGGTTCTGGAAAAACGACATTGCTTCGCTGTATAAATTTTTTAGAAAAAGCAGATAGCGGCAAAGCAGCTTTTGGAGATTTACATGTCGATCTACATTCTGCCTCTAAGAAAGATATTCAAATAATTCGACAAAAAACAGCTTTTGTTTTCCAAAATTATAATCTATTTAATAATAAAACTGCTTTAGAAAATGTAACAGAAGGATTAATCATTGGACGCAAAGTGCCAAAGGTTGAAGCTGTAGAGATAGGAAAGAAAGCACTAGATAAAGTTGGGTTATCGGATAAATACGATTCCTATCCAAGCCAACTGTCAGGTGGACAACAACAGCGTGTAGGTATAGCACGTGCAGTTGCATTAAACCCAGATATTATTTTATTCGATGAACCTACTTCAGCCCTTGATCCTGAACTTGTTGGTGAAGTGTTAACTGTTATGAAAAACATTGCTAATGAAGGAACCACTATGCTCGTAGTAACACATGAAATGTCCTTTGCAAAAGACGTTGCTAAACGAGTTATCTTCATGGATGGAGGCGTCGTAGTTGAGGAAGGAACACCTCATGAAATATTCGTAAGTCCAAAAGAAGAGCGTACAAAAAAATTCCTAAAGCGTGTGTTACCAGAGGATTATACTTTTTATATTTAA
- a CDS encoding transporter substrate-binding domain-containing protein — MKFKKYLKLAAVGLASITILSACGSNDDTSAGTSTKSNGDVRKVKVAYDQASKPISWQDEKGNATGYDVEVMKLVDELLPEYEFEYVGTTSDDLLIGVEQGKYQVGVKNAFWTEERTAKFIFPQEFLGLSSTGLVLKKENEQIKSLEDFASAELSLAPIAANNAQYTIIDEYNKENPDNPVKLEAGDAFTVDVVQWVNEGRVDGGITLEGVFEKQVLAEDGPYYNLKDEVVYNEFAVIKTWPLFNKKEQEFADAYDKAIKQLKEQKKTSELSTEFYGRDLFEVLDSVKR; from the coding sequence ATGAAATTTAAAAAGTATTTAAAATTAGCAGCAGTCGGATTGGCATCCATAACGATTTTATCAGCATGTGGATCAAATGATGATACAAGCGCAGGTACCAGTACTAAAAGTAACGGAGATGTACGTAAAGTAAAAGTAGCATACGACCAAGCTTCTAAACCAATTTCATGGCAAGACGAAAAAGGAAACGCGACAGGTTATGATGTAGAAGTGATGAAGTTAGTAGATGAGCTACTACCTGAATATGAATTTGAATACGTGGGAACAACAAGCGATGATTTATTAATTGGAGTGGAACAAGGGAAATACCAAGTAGGTGTTAAAAATGCATTTTGGACGGAAGAACGTACTGCAAAATTTATCTTCCCTCAAGAATTCCTTGGTTTAAGTAGTACAGGTCTAGTCTTGAAAAAAGAAAATGAACAGATTAAATCATTAGAAGATTTTGCTTCAGCAGAACTTTCACTTGCTCCAATCGCAGCAAATAATGCACAATACACAATTATTGATGAGTATAACAAAGAAAATCCAGACAATCCGGTAAAACTCGAAGCTGGAGATGCATTTACAGTAGACGTAGTTCAATGGGTGAATGAAGGTCGCGTGGATGGTGGCATTACATTGGAAGGTGTCTTTGAAAAACAAGTACTCGCAGAAGATGGTCCATACTACAACTTAAAAGATGAAGTTGTATATAACGAGTTCGCAGTAATTAAAACTTGGCCATTATTCAACAAAAAAGAACAAGAATTTGCTGATGCTTACGACAAAGCTATCAAACAATTAAAAGAACAAAAGAAAACTAGCGAGCTTAGCACAGAATTCTACGGTCGAGACCTATTTGAAGTATTGGATAGCGTAAAACGATAA
- the fabI gene encoding enoyl-ACP reductase FabI, whose protein sequence is MRDLIQLKDKNIVVMGVANERSLAWGVAKSLYEVGANVIFTYRKERSLGKIEKLLVDNNLEAKLVVACDVNSDDSMKAAFEQIGKEVGVIHGVVHSVAFANGEDLKGDFINTSRDGYAFAQDTSAYSLIAAAREAAPFMTEGGSIVTMTYLGAERVLEGYNVMGIAKASLEASVKYLALDLGKNNIRVNAVSAGAVRTLAAKGISSFNTILHKIEETAPLKRNVTQEEVGDMTVALLSNLSRGVTGEVVYVDSGYNIMG, encoded by the coding sequence GAGTAGCAAAGTCACTGTATGAGGTAGGAGCAAATGTCATTTTTACTTATCGTAAAGAACGTTCTTTAGGAAAAATTGAAAAGTTATTAGTAGATAATAATTTAGAAGCGAAACTTGTTGTCGCATGTGATGTGAATAGTGACGATAGTATGAAAGCAGCTTTTGAACAGATTGGAAAAGAAGTGGGAGTAATACATGGAGTTGTCCACTCAGTTGCTTTTGCAAATGGAGAAGATTTAAAAGGTGATTTTATTAATACATCAAGAGATGGTTATGCATTTGCTCAGGATACAAGTGCGTACTCTCTTATTGCTGCAGCAAGAGAAGCTGCACCTTTCATGACAGAAGGTGGCTCTATTGTGACGATGACATACTTAGGAGCAGAGCGTGTATTGGAAGGATACAATGTGATGGGCATAGCAAAAGCGTCATTAGAGGCTTCTGTTAAGTATTTGGCGTTGGATTTAGGAAAAAATAATATTCGTGTGAATGCAGTTTCTGCTGGAGCAGTTAGAACACTAGCGGCAAAAGGTATTTCTTCTTTTAATACAATTTTGCATAAAATAGAAGAAACAGCTCCTTTAAAACGAAATGTAACACAGGAAGAAGTAGGCGATATGACGGTTGCACTTCTAAGTAATCTATCAAGAGGCGTAACGGGAGAAGTTGTTTACGTAGATTCCGGATACAATATTATGGGTTAA
- a CDS encoding amino acid ABC transporter permease, protein MSEGLNYEFLIDTFFVALSGVPVTLLVTVVALLIALPAGFLLALTRINQVPVLNRISQVYVSFVRGTPVIIQIFIVYASVPLILTSLFEKYQINIKVYEINPIWYAFIVFSFSTTAILIEVFRSALITVNKGQLEAALSVGLTNFQAYRRIVIPQALVAALPNICTATVNLIKATSLGYAMSLQEITLKAKVEANVGYNYVEAYIDIFIVYIILCSLVEYGFKLYEKRLRKYKYASA, encoded by the coding sequence ATGTCGGAAGGTTTAAATTATGAATTTTTAATAGATACGTTCTTTGTTGCATTATCCGGTGTGCCAGTCACTCTACTCGTTACAGTTGTAGCATTGCTCATTGCACTCCCTGCCGGTTTTTTGTTGGCATTAACAAGAATCAATCAAGTACCTGTATTAAATAGAATTTCACAAGTATATGTATCTTTTGTTCGAGGAACCCCCGTCATAATTCAAATTTTTATTGTTTATGCTAGCGTTCCGCTAATTTTAACTTCTCTGTTCGAAAAGTATCAAATTAACATAAAAGTATATGAAATTAATCCAATTTGGTACGCGTTTATCGTCTTTTCTTTTAGCACAACAGCAATTTTAATAGAGGTTTTCCGCTCTGCATTAATCACTGTAAATAAAGGTCAATTGGAAGCAGCGCTGTCTGTTGGTTTAACAAATTTTCAAGCCTATAGACGAATAGTTATTCCGCAAGCATTAGTAGCTGCCTTACCTAACATTTGTACTGCAACTGTAAACTTAATCAAAGCTACTTCTCTCGGCTATGCCATGTCCCTTCAAGAGATTACATTAAAGGCAAAAGTGGAAGCGAATGTTGGCTATAACTACGTGGAAGCATATATCGATATCTTTATCGTCTATATCATCCTTTGTAGCCTAGTAGAATATGGGTTCAAATTATATGAAAAACGATTACGTAAGTATAAATACGCAAGTGCTTGA